From the Pocillopora verrucosa isolate sample1 chromosome 11, ASM3666991v2, whole genome shotgun sequence genome, the window GAATATTAAAGTCTGTGCGATAGATAGGTCCTTCGCTATGTAGTTTTATTTGCATTAGATGTTCGTTAAAAACTAGTACGCATGTAACACTTTTCAGCACAATATCATGAAATATCTCAAGAATGATTTGGATTTTCTCTGTCTGCAGACAAGCCTGTGGGCGAGTTTGTATATCAGGAAAACTGACATACAAGTGACAGGTGGGATGATCCATGAAATACCACGATTACGGTGTTAGATAACTTATTTACTCGCATAGGCAAAACCAGAGGATCTTGAGAGCagatttcattttgaatgtttcttttgttttttagtttttccacCAGGTAACAGGCAAGATATCACAGGGAACCGAAAAACTGTTTACCCTGGCAATGGGGACGAATGCTACAGAAAAAACTTTGCGGGAAATCAACCACCAGAAGGTTTGCGAGATCcaatgaatttcaaaataagATACATCTGTCAAAAAGATTATCGAGAAGAAGATGATGGAACCCACTATGGCACAATGTTCGACAAACAATTTGGAATTCCAGTATACTCGGCTTACACTCTCACGGAAGATAACGTGGACTTTAAAGAATGGACACGCCCAAAATGGAGACAAACCGAAGGTATTTATCCAAGCTTCCGATAGCAAGTTAATTTTATTATAAAGGAATTGTTTTAACCCTAGCTCTAAGCTAAAAATcggtttagttttgttttgagtaGATGGTGTAGTTTCGTGTAGCTTCTGATTTTTTTGTACTTGCTGTAGATTGCCGTTTTCGGTCTCCTTGGTGTGATTCTGGTGTATTTTGATGTAGTTTGGCGGAGTTTGGTTTAGACGGCATCCACAACAGCAATATTTATATTCTCAACATTAATAGTGGATGTATTTGACATAATTCAGTTTCCTTTTTAAGGCATTGAGGAACAAGGAAGCGACGAGGTCTATCCCAGCCTACCATTTCACCGAGGGCACTTGGCACCCGCTTATACTTTATCAGATACCGGCCATAGTGGTGCCGGCTTTCGATCCACTTTCGTCTACACGAATGCAGTGCCACAGCGACCGGCGCTTAATAGTGGTCAGTGGTCTCAGTATGAGAAAAGGATACGTGACTATGCAGTAAATCATTGTACTAAGAATGATGGAACTTTATATCTCTTGACTGGAAGCTCATTTTTGCGTTGGAATCCAGATACCGAACATTTTAAGGCCAAAAAGCCAAGCAAAGCGCTTAAACTGGCTAACACAGATCTTCCTGAATTCCCTGCCATAACAGTTCCCAGTTCTCTGTGGACTGCCGGCTGCTGTGTCAGAGGTGGTACTGCCGTGGGGAATTTTGCAGTGTTTGGAAACAACGCAGAAGATCCAAGGAAGCTGTATACTAGTGAACTGCTCATGTCTACTTTGCAAGAGGCATTAACAACGGATAAAGCGAGAGGCGAAACAGAGGATGAAGTCAAATTGTTTCCAGCATTCCCGGGTTGTATGAATGATGCCAACCATGTTCAACTTGGAGGAATCAAACGGAGAAGAGTGAACAATAACATTGTATGACATCGTATGACAACGAGAGCTGCGTCGCTGATGATCGGCCAATTTAGATAAAACAACCTGTATGAAAGGAATAAACGATGGTTAAAGTAAATCCCTTACTTAATGGTTTAACATAAAATGCGAGTGAACATTTTGCTGAATTATATACATATCTATGGCTTATCCCGGAGTTTTTAAAGCTCGCAAACTCCAAACGATAAAATGACGTTAATCAAGAGATAGAGGGTGTCTCCGATTTCTCTTCACTTCTTTTTAGAGGACCACTTGTGAGGGACTGGGAATAGCAAATCACTTCTCTGGACTTAGTGAATGAATTCAATCTAGTTTGCCAAACAATTTTGTCAAGTTTAACCTGTCTTatgttatttcttctctttttcatgaatttttacGACGTTGTACAACTCGTGATCAGAAATTGTATTTCGCGCGCTCTGACGGTTACACACACACAATAATAAATCAAGCTAACATGTCAATTTGAGCGAAAAACATTGGTTTAAATGCATGACTAAAGAACAACACTTCTGTCCTATCATCAGCTTAATAAAAAATTCCTGTGATTAAGAGTGCAACTGAAAGAACAGCAGTCGAATAAATTTCCCATAACAACATTTCCACTGAAAGTTATTAAGCATTACAAAATCGGCCACTTaaatttttgtcatatttttcaagcgctttttttgaagaaatatcGGTGAATTCTCGGAATTTTCTGAATCTCTTCTACAGGTAATTGTTTCTTTCTAAGTAAGCATCCATAGCTTGACTGGTTTggtcatttcaaaataaaaagaatagagaaggtTTACGAAATTAAGATTAACGAACAGTCATCAACTAATTTCGTAGAAAAGGtagtggttattcatcgtggtgaataacaataaaagctaagtttttcgtcttcttcaggcgatgaggtcgactggtcatgcgtgatcttatgAAGCatgatgctttgctgtgattagttgtttttcaacagctctgattggtgcattgcgatccttgctgttcacttagtgatttgctccctcggcggtccgctgtcgcacggctctcctgttgtttgatcgtgggcatctacgcttctggaatttctctCTCACcatccctgttgatgttgttagggtgaagtcacgatcaataaactttactttgttcCAGGGGGACTTGTATCCGGTGTTttgggcatgctctgaaacagTGGAGGTCTCGATACCGGCGAGCAGGCGTTAGCGTGATGCTGTTTGCAAGGCTTGGATCGTTCTCGACTTTCTGCAGTGCGGCTTCTACAACGGCGTCGATAGGAACGTTGGTAAACAGCGATTCTACGTCGAAAGATACCATGATCTCGTTGTCTAGGATAGTTTCATTGCTGACGGTGGATACGAAGTGGGCTGAACTTGTCACCGTGTACTCTGACTTTCCTGTTAAAGGAGACAAGATATTGGCTAAGTAAGCGGATAAATCATATGCACCTTTGCATATGATTTACTTAGCCAGACCGCACCACGCTAACGCCTGCTCAGGTCGCTGACCTTTTGATGTCATATCGAGATTCACGTACTTCCAGTATAACGGATCGATTTACGAGCAAAAAGACGGCGCCACTGCACAGTGTTTACAGTGTtatctgttctggtttctaatggttatcctttttcttccttgcaGAAACTAACCAAGACCGGAAAACCgaacaacagtgccgaacccgccaacgagttcaaagcGACTacggttttaccttatgtcaaaggtctgtccgaacagctttGCCATTGCCTACAACAACATGGCGTACGCGCTGTTgtcaagtcggagactacgctaagatctcagttagtacgatCAAAAGACTTTCTCGACacggctaaacaagatggcgtagtttgCAGGATTCCCTATGAATTCGGGGAtgtgtacatcggagagactggagacctatgcaagacagaattaaggagcacgattgagacattcgactcgcccgtaccgagacctctgccgtttcagagcatgcccaaaacaccggacacaagccactctggaacaaagtaaagtttattgatcgtgacccttattactacacgcgcagggtcaaagaggcaattcatagaAGACctcaccctaacaacatcaacagggatagcgAGATAGAAATTCCTGAATCGTagatgcccacgatcaaaaaacacaacaacaggagagccatgcaacagcggaccgccgagggagcaaacCACTCAGTGACtagcaaggatcgaaatgcactaATCAGAgttgttgaaaaaaacaactaatcacagcagagcatcatgctttataagaaCACGCATtaccagtcgacctcatcgcctgaagaagactagcagtatgcagcCGAAACGTCgcaatctacatcacacgtgactacatcgtgagaatTCATTAACTATTTAATAATACGTTGTCAGAAATAAGAGTCGCAATCAAATATGATTGGATTATGAACCCTGACTCGTAAAAAAACTCCTCACAACTTTTAACATCAAACAGGTCATCTTGACCTTTATTTCATAAGTTACCTTAATCTTTGCTAGGCGCACTGTTTCCTAAATTTGGTGTTCGCAAAGATTTTCCTTTCACTTTAAATTGCGAGTAACCTTATTATTAAGGATGAAAGAGTCCGTCTATAATGTTTTATCATCACTCGTTGTTATTGAGGTAATAATCTCCATCGTTGCGGCCTACAGATTACACATGGAGAGTAAAAGTAAGCGATACGATTTTGAATATTCCTGTGAAGCTTTCATTTATTAAGAGATAACATAAATTTGGAGCGCTGAGCATTATCAAGACAGTTTTCCAATCCAAACTTTCTCTCTTAAAAAGGCAAATCCATTTTAGCGCCAACAACAATTCCAAATTGAGTTATGCTAAAAAAGTAAGATAACCAAGAGAAGATTTCTGAAATGTCAGATGAAGAGGGTTGTAGTGTAATAGAACACGTGCTAGGATCATATCAGCTCGAAATCTTACGCTAAAGGCATTCGCTGTTCAttaggtttctttttgtttataatgCTTccctttaaaatgaaattccttTACCACTGCTGAACAAAATAATTGCAACAGGTAGAGGAGCAATCATCAATCAGTGAATCTCTCGGGCCACTGATGTATCTCTGAGAAGCCAACATCGGCTAACTACAATGACGTTTTAAGTTATAAATACTCTCTTCTACGGACAATTGAACTATTTTTCGTTTGCGGTAGTTCTGTGCATGGTTTTGGTTCTTTTCAGTGAGTTGGACGCTCACAAGACTTCAATAGATAAGCTCGTGATGATCagcgaaaaaaataaaaggtggAAAAGTAAGAATTAAGATTCAGCCCTGAAAAATATCCACAATTTATTTCGTTACCTTCTTATCCATGCACATTTTGGACTGATGATATTCAACGCATCTGTACGACAGCTACAATTATTAACGTCCATCTGCTTTGTTTACTGAGAAGTTTGGATAAAAGTCTTGAATAACTTGTGTGATATATTTGCTGACAATCTTTTCTGTTCAATTAGTTTTAAGTGAGCATCGTTCCCGAAAAAGAATCCGCATTTTTTGACATTGAAGCTGTAAAACTGTCAGCTTACGTTCGTTTTTGTATGTCCTGTTGGTCCATCCGACGATATTCGGCGATATTTGATTAGTGCGAGTTGCTCTGTAAGACATAAAGCTTCGTTCTGTCAATATGTTGTCTCTGGTACAAGTGTGATTTCTCAGGTCTCAATTTTACTTCGTCAGGTGCCAATGGTCGTGCAGTCCTAAGAAACAGCACTGAGCAAGAGGAAAACCATATCAAATTATTCCGGAGATCTGTTCATGATCCTTACCAGGCTTGCTTCAGACAATTCTTTGTGAATAACCAACCTCCAGCAGGTCTCCGAAAAAATCTGAACACCATAAGATACATCTGCCGACAAATAGCAGGTAGTCAAGATGTCTTTTACGCCACAATGTTCGATGAAAATCAGGGAATTGCGGTGTATGCCGGGTACAAGTTGGATCAAGGAACAATTAACTTTGGTCAGGCGCCAGGGGGAACAAGAGGATGGAAGAGAGAACCAGGTAGGGATGAAGGAACTATCGTTGAGAAAAATAATTGCTCAAGGTGTAGGATTCTTTTTGCAAATTGTGACGATCCAATACACTGAATTTTTTGAGGAATAGGGATTGgaaatacccccccccccatctccCGCGTCCTTCTTCGGTCTATTATCGCCGATGATCTGTGAATATCTGACTTGACAGTAGGGAGGGTGCCCCTGGCATTTTGACGTTGAAAGGTTATAGCTCTAAACACTTAATCTGCCAAAATAAGAGGATCTTAAATGTTCGTTCGTGAAACGTAAAACTGTAATTTTGATAAATACAGTTACCTGGATGACATTGTTACCATCACATGAAAAGATATAAGTGCAATGTTTACTCATGTTTTTGGAGCAAGCCGAACTTAGGTATGATAAAATGACATATCAAACTTGACTCTTTAAGGTATACTGAGGCAAGGCAGCGACAACATTTACCAGAATCAACCGTTTCAAAAGGGTCACTTAGTCCCAGCAGAAACTTACTCGAGCTCTGAAGAGCGCTTATGCTCAACCTACAGACACACAAACGCCGTTCCACAAGTAGGAGCTTTTAACGGCGGTCAGTGGTCCCAGTATGAAAGGAAAATACGAATTTATGCCCAAAACACCTGTGTGCAGAACAATAGAGTGCTCTTTCTGTTAACTGGCACTTCTTTCGTTCAGGTTCAGAACAACCAATTGCAAGTAACACTACTACAACCTAACCAACTAGGTCCAGTCCAAAATTACCCATCAATTACTATCCCCATTTCGATGTGGACCGCTGGTTGTTGCGTGGCTCCAAATGGCCAGGCAGAGAGTTTTGCGGTGATTGGAAATAACGATGCAAACCAGCTACCCTTCATAAGTCAGATAAGCCTTGCCCAGCTTCAAAACATCCTCACAACCGATGTCACCCGAAGTGGCTTAGGTGGACCTGAAGTGAATCTGTTTCCAGGACTTGCAAACTGCGTGAATAACAATGCTGCACAGCTTCCTCAAGCAGCAGCGGGTGgatagaacaaaaaaagaaagtcatttAAGAGTACGGCTATCGATCGTggtgaaataaattattataaagcATTTGTTGCTTGTCTTAATTTATAGTTTCTTCCCAAGTGCATACAAGACTTCCTCAGGCAATGGGTTCGACTTATTATGTGTTTCCTTAAACTAAGTGGGCACTATGCTCCGCTGTGATTGGCTGGTTTTAGTGTATTTCGAATATTTGTCCGCCTTCGTTTCGTTCTCCTGTTTTTGTATTACTTGATCCTTAGCATCGATTGCTCGAAAAATTTAGATACCACTGTTACTTGCTTTATATTAATCAATTTCCGGGTATTTACCGGGTTTCTTGGCCGCAGAAAAGTTTATTGCATATGGCAACCACAGAAGCTGAACGACAGCTCAGAATAAACGTATATTAATTTTAATATGCTACTCCCTTTTACCTTAAGGTCTTCCCTTTCCTAATTACCACTTGGATGGCCTGATAGCCGTTTACTATAGTCATAACTTATTCAAAGCTTTGCGTTGTTTATGATGTAAGGGTACAGTGATGATAACACAATAAAAAGTATTAAGAAGTATGAATTTGCAATGTAGATCGCAACAAACCTCATCTTTGTTTATAAAAGgcacaaaggaacaaagaaaattaatatctGGTTATGCAAACCTCACGATAAGTCAAAAACCAATAACTAAGATATTAAAAGTATCTTAACAGACACCAGCCTTGTTCTTGAAAAGTGATGTCTCGCTAGATTACTTTTGACGGATTCTTAAAAGGTTTCACCGGTGATTTTTCAATGCTAAAATTCcattttggagaatttttaaaagaattttcaTCAATAGTTCCAAGCTTcatttagcattttttttaacattgcaATCTTAAGCAGGAAGGTTTAATTTCTTACTGATGGTGAAATTCATCATCTGAAGGAGATTCTCCTGACGACTGTCGCCAATGATTCATCGAAGTGTAATGTTTCAAGAGGCTTACAGCATTACGATAGGAGATGAGTTAGGTGAACTCGAGTCCCATTGGATTGGCATTTTCGGTGGAAAACCTAGATATCCTTTCTCATAATCTAGTCGTACGCGGCGTTTTGTTTAAGTTTCGAGGAGGTTTCGTTACCTATTTATTGTTGAAAAAGTTTTGGAGAATTTCTCATTCTTGCGAACGATGAAGGAATCTGTCACGAAAGTTTTATCGTCTCTGATTGTTATTGCCTGGGTGTCATCAAATGTGGAAACCACTGAATGCAGGTTGAACAAGAGCCACAAGAAAAGTAAGaggagaaatttgttttttttgtaggaaGGAAATTTGTGAAGCTGCTGTTTCATGGCAAAATTTGCTTTGTGAAGATCTCTTAAACTTTGAATCTACATGTAACTATCATCGCCGAGTTATTCCAGGACACTGATTGAATTTCAGTGACATTTACTctcttgttttacttttaatttataGTTAAATATGGTTGGGATACTACCGGTTATAAACTTTCAATATTATTCTCATCTTTATTATTTGATGTTATAAGGTTCTATGAGGTATCACAATTTCCTACCACAActtaatattttatgaaaatggaaaaaaattgtccatcattcaagatctgatttttatttcataactgCCAGATATTAAGTAAATCTCTAGTAGCGAACTGCTTTTGTTCGTAGAAGAACGAAAAGACACCTTATTACGCAATTACCTGATTGACTTTTGATGAAAGGCGAAAACATACGCTCCCtcgtaataataataacaagtaTCATTACATATTGTAGATATCAGGGTAATGAAGTCGTGACTATGATGATATCATTTCACTGCAATACACTGATTTCATATCACTTTTTGAATTGAGTTGTCCAATCAGAAAGACTTTCTTGCTAAGCCACTTTGATAATTTGTATTCTCATAATTAACGTTGACGCTAAATTGGATcgaaaaagctttttcttttcagttttgtcaACCATCTTACACTGTTTACTTTCGCTCGTTTCTGACTTTACTCTCGACAATTCAGCGTAACCCGTTCTGTTTCACGATCTATCAACTCTTTTCCATTCTGACTTTAggttacaaaaatgttacaCTTACTAGATAAGGAGATCCACACCCATGTACGAAATTTAGTGCGGGTTGTCAAGGCTTGCACACTTTCTACAAAGATTCGTGGGCTCTGATTTCCTTTCAAACGTGGGTTACTTGACAATCATTCCCCTCATTCCCTTCGCGCTGGACGCCCTAGAAATACCTGTTTAGATACACCATTGTTCgcagaattgattttttttatttcatgcagCAATGCATCCTGCTACAATCTTCGAAGATACTTAAGCGTTAGCGAAataacaacttgcttgataaacaGCTAATAAtataacaaaataacaaaattacttTTGAGCATAGAAACGCTTCACGGCAATAAACCCATGAAGATAACGGACCCATATGTAACTTAATATTCATCTTTCAATAGGAAATGATTATTCAAACCGCACCAACAACAGATCTTACGAAGCCTTTATCGAGGATGATGCGCAGACTCGAGCAGTGCCTGCTCCACTCTTGGTCTTCACTAATCCTCACCAGCCTTGCTACACTCAATTTTTCGCTAATGGAATCCCACCCGTAGGTCTGCGAACGGGACACAATTTagggaatataaaatatatttgccAGCAATTTAGTGGTGTAGTTTATTACGCAACGATGTTTGACGAAAGGCAAGGCATTGCTGTGTTCTCAGCCTACGTATTGACACCAACAAACGTGAATTTCAACACCAATAATCTTGCTCGCCAGCCACATTGGAGGCGATCAAAAGGTAAATACACGGAAATTAAATGTAAAAGGTGATATTGGTCGGCTTTTCAGTAAGCAGGTCTCTCTCCCTGACCCCCTACTCGTATCACCTCATTTTCTGATTTTCCCGCAaaaatgtgctttttttt encodes:
- the LOC131789909 gene encoding uncharacterized protein isoform X1, translating into MMEVFHVKILHVLLILGLMAADVVNGNPLQRKLKKVFPPGNRQDITGNRKTVYPGNGDECYRKNFAGNQPPEGLRDPMNFKIRYICQKDYREEDDGTHYGTMFDKQFGIPVYSAYTLTEDNVDFKEWTRPKWRQTEGIEEQGSDEVYPSLPFHRGHLAPAYTLSDTGHSGAGFRSTFVYTNAVPQRPALNSGQWSQYEKRIRDYAVNHCTKNDGTLYLLTGSSFLRWNPDTEHFKAKKPSKALKLANTDLPEFPAITVPSSLWTAGCCVRGGTAVGNFAVFGNNAEDPRKLYTSELLMSTLQEALTTDKARGETEDEVKLFPAFPGCMNDANHVQLGGIKRRRVNNNIV
- the LOC131789946 gene encoding uncharacterized protein; the encoded protein is MFDENQGIAVYAGYKLDQGTINFGQAPGGTRGWKREPGILRQGSDNIYQNQPFQKGHLVPAETYSSSEERLCSTYRHTNAVPQVGAFNGGQWSQYERKIRIYAQNTCVQNNRVLFLLTGTSFVQVQNNQLQVTLLQPNQLGPVQNYPSITIPISMWTAGCCVAPNGQAESFAVIGNNDANQLPFISQISLAQLQNILTTDVTRSGLGGPEVNLFPGLANCVNNNAAQLPQAAAGG
- the LOC131789909 gene encoding uncharacterized protein isoform X2, which encodes MMEVFHVKILHVLLILGLMAADVVNGNPLQRKLKKGNRQDITGNRKTVYPGNGDECYRKNFAGNQPPEGLRDPMNFKIRYICQKDYREEDDGTHYGTMFDKQFGIPVYSAYTLTEDNVDFKEWTRPKWRQTEGIEEQGSDEVYPSLPFHRGHLAPAYTLSDTGHSGAGFRSTFVYTNAVPQRPALNSGQWSQYEKRIRDYAVNHCTKNDGTLYLLTGSSFLRWNPDTEHFKAKKPSKALKLANTDLPEFPAITVPSSLWTAGCCVRGGTAVGNFAVFGNNAEDPRKLYTSELLMSTLQEALTTDKARGETEDEVKLFPAFPGCMNDANHVQLGGIKRRRVNNNIV